The Alteromonas macleodii ATCC 27126 genome segment CTTGTCGAGGTCTGCGACCATGGCCAGCACTTCATCTGAAATCTCAATAGTATTAGAGCTTGCTTGACGTATTACGCCAACGCCTATGACTGGCGTTCCATCCAAACGAACTACGCTGGTGGTGTCGGCAGGGCCGAAGTACACACTGGCAACATCATTAATGCGAATGTCACCGCTTACAACAATGTTACCCACATCTTCTGCCGATACCGAAGTTGCATCAGCTCGCACGATTAACGCTTGTTCGGCAGATTGAATACTGCCAGCGGGTACATCAAAAGGCGCAAGCGATAGTGCATTAGCAATGTCACTCATCGATAGGCCAAAACTGGTTAATCGTAGAGGATCCACAGAAACGCGCAGCACACGCTCTCTTTCTCCATCTAACATAACGTCGGCAACGCCAGGAATGCTTAAAAACAATGGTGCTACATCGGTGTCGACACGTTCGGTGAGCGTCTCCATGTCCAAGGTATCACTTGAAATAGCAAGGCTTACGACCGCCTGAGCGTCGCTGTCGGCCCGAATGATCGATACTTGTTCGACATCTTCCGGAAGCTGTCGCTGAATTCGACTGACCGACTCACGTACTTCGTTAGCCGCGTCTTCCAAGTTAACGCCGGGGCGAAACTCAACCCGAACACGAGCCGAGTTTTCTTCACTTTGCGCATAGATGTCTTTGACGCCACTCACACGCGCAACCGCACCTTCAAGGCGACCAGTTACTTCGGCATCTACTGTTTCAGGAGATGCGCCGGGAAATTCTGCTGTAACGGTTACCTGAGGTGTATCTACATCGGGCAGTTCGCGCACTTCAAGACCGCTCAATGCAGCAAACCCAGCGATAGCAATAAGTAGATTTAGTACAACAATAAGAACCGGGCGTCGAATAGATAGCGATGGTAAGTCGCTAACTGACGAAGATAGGTTTGCATCACTCACCTTGAGGCCCTCCGGCCAGTTCGGTAGTAATCTCTTGTCCGGTACGTAAGCGTTGTACACCTTCAGAAATTAGTGTGTCACCTTCTTCAATGTCGCCCGAAACAAGGATAGTTCCTCTAAGACGCTGATGAACACTCACGTCAACACGTTTAGCCTTACCGTCTTCGGCAAGCCATATGTAAGCGCCAGTAGCTCCCCACAAAAGTGCGGCTTCTGGAATCGCGGCAAAGCGATCGCCTTCAATGCTTAAATTAACCCGAAAGCTCATGCCAGGGCGAAATTGATCAGAAGAGTTGTCGAGTAATGCTCTAGCGCGAAGCGTTCTATCTGCCTCATTGATACGAGAATCAACCTGAGCTATTTCGGCTCTTACTAGTTTCTCTCTGTCACTCCATGGCTCAAGCGTTACGTTTGGCGCATTCAGTAAAACGGGCAATGCTGCTTCAGGCGCTCTGAAGTTAATAAAGAGTTTGCTTCTGTTATCCAGTGTAGTGATCACAGTCTGCTCGTTAATGCGATCGCCTACTTCAACGTCAGTTATGCCCACAACACCGTCAAAAGGCGCTACGATGTGTCTGTCTTGTAAATCGGCTTGAGCTTCTTCCAATGCAACTTCTGCAAGGTCACGTTGAGTGCGTGCTAAGTCCAATTCACTGACCGGCACAGCGCCTTGCTTATAGCTTGATGCTAATCGTTCTACGGTGCGCTGTGCGTCTTCCAAAGTGAGTTTGGCGCGTTTTAATGCCGTTTGCTGACGTCTATCATCAAGACGAACAAGCACCTTTCCTTTTTCTACTGTTTGCCCAGGGACAAAGTTAATTTCTGTTACTTCATCAGCGACGGCAGGATACAACACAATTGAACGAACGGCTTCAGCACTACCTACTGCTTCCACTTTTCGCGTTTCGTTCATAAATTCAATGGGCTTGGTTACTACAAGCTTTGCTTGCCTGTCTCCCATAAACTGCGCATTTGCAGTTGGCACCATCATTAAAAAAAGAGCGCAAAGACCTGTCCATGTCTTCATTGCACCATAGAATGAATTTTTCATTTTAAACCCGTAGCGTTATTGGAACCTGTGCAGAAAAAGCTGCTGGCCCTTTATTTTTGTATTACCAAAACGTATGTTTTGTAGTCGATTGGTCGACCTCGTTGTTTGTACCGTATAGCACCACAGGCGGTTCAGCTAAGCAATTGCAGTTCGGCGTATTCCCTGTACAGGGTATCGCTTTTCATTAACGATGCATGGTCGCCGCTTCCTACGACCCGACCTTTATCCATAACTAATATGCGATCGGCGTGCTGCACTGTCGCAAGTCGGTGAGCAATCACAATGCTGGTTTTGCCTACCATTAACCTATCTATCGCTTGTTGAACCATACGCTCACTCATCGCATCAAGCGCACTCGTCGCTTCATCGAGGAGTAAAATTGGGCGGTCGGCCAAAATAGCGCGAGCAATAGCAATACGTTGTTTTTGACCGCCAGAAAGTTTTACGCCTCGTTCGCCTAACTGTGTGTTGTAGCGCTCATCTAGGTTATCGATAAATTCGTGGGCAAATGCCTGCTTCGCTGCATTTATCACGGCGTCGTCACTTGCATGTGGGCTGCCGTAGCGAATGTTTTCAAACACGGTATCAGCAAAGACCACGGGCTCTTGGGTAACTATCGCAATATGTTGGCGCAGAACG includes the following:
- a CDS encoding efflux RND transporter periplasmic adaptor subunit, whose translation is MKNSFYGAMKTWTGLCALFLMMVPTANAQFMGDRQAKLVVTKPIEFMNETRKVEAVGSAEAVRSIVLYPAVADEVTEINFVPGQTVEKGKVLVRLDDRRQQTALKRAKLTLEDAQRTVERLASSYKQGAVPVSELDLARTQRDLAEVALEEAQADLQDRHIVAPFDGVVGITDVEVGDRINEQTVITTLDNRSKLFINFRAPEAALPVLLNAPNVTLEPWSDREKLVRAEIAQVDSRINEADRTLRARALLDNSSDQFRPGMSFRVNLSIEGDRFAAIPEAALLWGATGAYIWLAEDGKAKRVDVSVHQRLRGTILVSGDIEEGDTLISEGVQRLRTGQEITTELAGGPQGE